A window of the Podarcis raffonei isolate rPodRaf1 chromosome 4, rPodRaf1.pri, whole genome shotgun sequence genome harbors these coding sequences:
- the LOC128413008 gene encoding carbonyl reductase [NADPH] 1-like, giving the protein MSSTPVAVVTGSNKGIGLAIVRALCKKFTGDVYLTARDIQRGKEAVAKLQEEGLKPQFHQLDITDLQSIQTLRDFLKEKYGGLNVLVNNAGIAFKVADTTPFAIQAEVTLRTNFFATRDICRELLPLMKPNGRVVNVSSMCGASALSQCSQDLQQKFRSDTITEEELVKLMEKFVEDTKKGVHEKEGWPSTAYGISKTGLTVLSRIQARQLNETRKGDGILLNACCPGWVRTDMAGPRAPKSPDEGAETPVYLALLPPGADGPHGQYVSEKKVQKW; this is encoded by the exons ATGTCTAGTACTCCAGTAGCTGTGGTGACTGGATCCAACAAAGGCATTGGGCTGGCCATCGTGCGGGCTCTATGCAAGAAGTTCACTGGGGATGTTTACCTGACAGCTCGGGACATCCAACGGGGCAAGGAGGCAGTGGCCAAGCTTCAAGAAGAAGGGCTGAAGCCACAGTTCCACCAGCTGGACATCACTGATCTGCAGAGTATTCAAACCCTCCGTGATTTCTTGAAGGAGAAGTATGGAGGATTAAATGTGCTGGTCAACAATGCAGGGATTGCTTtcaaag TTGCAGATACAACTCCATTTGCTATACAAGCGGAAGTCACACTGCGAACAAACTTTTTTGCAACGAGGGATATTTGCAGAGAATTGCTACCACTGATGAAACCTAATG GCAGAGTGGTGAACGTATCTAGCATGTGCGGGGCTTCAGCATTGTCCCAATGCAGCCAAGACTTGCAGCAGAAGTTTCGGAGTGACACAATCACTGAAGAGGAACTAGTGAAACTCATGGAAAAATTTGTAGAAGACACCAAGAAAGGAGTGCATGAGAAGGAGGGTTGGCCAAGTACAGCTTATGGCATATCCAAAACCGGATTAACGGTTCTGTCCAGAATTCAGGCAAGGCAGCTGAATGAGACGAGGAAAGGTGATGGTATtcttctgaatgcctgttgccCTGGCTGGGTCAGGACTGACATGGCAGGTCCCAGAGCCCCAAAATCTCCTGATGAGGGAGCTGAGACTCCAGTGTATTTGGCCCTTTTACCCCCTGGTGCTGATGGGCCTCACGGCCAGTATGTTAGTGAAAAGAAAGTGCAGAAGTGGTAG